The proteins below come from a single Mytilus edulis chromosome 5, xbMytEdul2.2, whole genome shotgun sequence genomic window:
- the LOC139522391 gene encoding cholecystokinin receptor-like gives MLNNITLSEWNEDITNNLMPNIVILAVHIALGTIGNVLVILVYAFQMRGASEERYFIPILAFFDMIAVIYVGGYYIFQSCNQTIFSNNILCKTLVFFAGNTTYNSVFILFIIAIQRYMKVCRPRKQPMSISVKRTALLLALLMSLICALPLPFVFGTVSFHNIDFGIYGMRCGRLKDGHPLVRTVYSVVAGLFVFVIVTSLIVIYGRIIGTVFRRLQVNKKDLRSHEKRSETTDRGENNPVVDDFKGIEMVNITDKTIKHSTALQTRTNITGHNIESAATKQRRTTNRRLTYKLTVMFFIITTVFLLSYIPKVVLLFLEGINEDFWETLSASQRPGLTFLYHIFILHNIVNPIVYAFFDIEFRQEAALVFKRLFIKPCICSSEIQL, from the coding sequence ATGCTCAATAATATTACATTATCAGAATGGAACGAAGACATAACTAACAACCTAATGCCGAACATTGTCATTCTCGCCGTTCATATTGCTCTTGGTACAATAGGAAACGTTCTTGTTATATTGGTTTATGCATTTCAGATGAGGGGAGCATCAGAAGAAAGATATTTTATACCAATTTTAGCTTTCTTTGATATGATAGCAGTTATTTACGTCGGAggatattatatttttcagagtTGCAATCAGACGATATTTTCAAACAACATTTTATGCAAGACACTCGTGTTTTTTGCAGGAAATACTACATATAACTCGGTCTTTATACTGTTCATCATTGCAATTCAAAGATATATGAAAGTTTGTAGGCCACGGAAACAACCCATGTCGATTTCTGTGAAAAGAACTGCATTGTTACTGGCACTTTTAATGTCCTTGATTTGCGCTTTACCGTTACCATTTGTATTTGGAACCGTTTCTTTCCACAACATTGACTTTGGAATCTACGGAATGAGATGTGGAAGGTTGAAAGATGGGCATCCTTTGGTCAGGACTGTATACTCAGTTGTAGCTGGTTTGTTCGTATTTGTAATAGTAACATCTCTTATTGTTATTTACGGTAGAATTATAGGCACAGTGTTTCGTCGATTACAAGTTAATAAAAAAGATTTACGAAGTCATGAAAAAAGAAGCGAAACGACCGATAGGGGAGAAAACAATCCGGTCGTTGATGATTTTAAGGGTATAGAAATGGTAAACATAAcagacaaaacaataaaacattcaaCAGCACTACAAACTAGAACAAATATTACAGGACATAATATCGAATCAGCTGCAACAAAACAACGAAGAACAACAAATCGTCGATTGACCTATAAACTTACGGTAATGTTCTTTATCATAACTACAGTATTTTTACTTAGTTATATTCCGAAAGTGGTATTACTATTCCTTGAAGGAATCAATGAAGATTTTTGGGAAACACTATCAGCTTCACAAAGACCTGGTTTGACGTTCCTATACCATATCTTCATTCTTCATAATATAGTAAACCCTATAGTTTACGCTTTTTTTGACATCGAGTTTCGCCAAGAAGCAGCTTTAGTATTTAAGCGTTTGTTCATAAAGCCGTGTATTTGCTCTAGCGAGATTCAACTGTGA
- the LOC139522587 gene encoding neuropeptide S receptor-like, whose product MDNNTILNNISLSEWNEEITNSLVPNIIFLSIYIALGTFGNVFVLLVYAFQMKEASEERYFIPILAFFDMIATIYLGVYYILQCFNQMTFTNNILCKTLVFFVGNTTYNSVFILFIVAIQRYMKICMPRKQSMSISVKRSALLMALILSFLFALPIPFVFGTIPFNNIDYGISGMRCGKLKEGTPFVRFIYPVVAGVVVFVIITSLIVIYGRIINTVFRHLKVNKNDFSINEKENESTVKDKIHPVVDSFEIIETKTIKDKTANHSTAQNTRSNKVGQQTIESPVNDMISRKKKKKQSSINQ is encoded by the coding sequence ATGGATAACAATACTATCctcaataatatttcattatcGGAATGGAACGAAGAAATTACTAACAGCCTAGTGCCGAACATTATCTTTCTCTCCATTTATATTGCTCTTGGTACCTTTGGAAACGTGTTTGTTTTATTGGTCTATGCATTCCAGATGAAGGAAGCATCAGAAGAAAGATATTTTATACCAATTTTAGCCTTCTTTGATATGATAGCAACGATATATCTTGGAGTTTATTATATATTACAGTGTTTCAATCAGATGACATTTACAAACAACATTTTATGCAAGACACTCGTGTTTTTTGTAGGAAATACAACTTATAACTCggttttcatattatttattgttGCAATTCAGAGATACATGAAAATATGTATGCCTCGGAAACAATCCATGTCTATATCTGTGAAAAGATCTGCATTGCTTATGGCACTTATTTTATCATTCCTTTTCGCTTTGCCGATACCATTTGTATTTGGTACTATTCCTTTCAACAACATTGACTATGGAATCTCTGGAATGAGATGTGGAAAATTGAAAGAGGGAACTCCCTTCGTCAGGTTTATATACCCAGTTGTAGCTGGTGTGGTCGTCTTTGTTATAATAACATCACTTATCGTCATTTACGGTAGAATAATAAACACAGTGTTTCGAcacttaaaagtaaacaaaaacgaCTTTAGCATtaatgaaaaagaaaacgaatCAACTGTTAAAGACAAAATTCATCCAGTTGTTGATAGCTTTGAAATTATAGAAACGAAAACTATCAAGGACAAAACAGCAAACCATTCAACAGCACAAAATACAAGGTCCAATAAGGTAGGACAGCAGACCATTGAAAGTCCTGTAAATGATATGATATccagaaaaaagaagaaaaaacaatcgTCGATTAACCAATAA